A part of Carettochelys insculpta isolate YL-2023 chromosome 1, ASM3395843v1, whole genome shotgun sequence genomic DNA contains:
- the ATP5PF gene encoding ATP synthase peripheral stalk subunit F6, mitochondrial, translated as MILQQLFRFSSVFRSAISIHLRRNIGFSAIVFNKAKELDPVQKLFLDKIKEYNIKSQKCGGPPDVGPEYQKDMAEEIAKIQRLYGGGDLTKFPEFKFEEPNFEEIKK; from the exons ATGATTCTTCAACAACTATTCAGGTTTTCCTCTGTTTTCCGCTCTGCCATTTCAATACACTTGCGTAGGAACATTGGGTTTTCTGCTATAGTGTTCAATAAGGCAAAGGAACTTGATCCAGTTCAGAAGCTCTTTCTAGACAAGATCAAAGAATACAACATAAAGAGCCA GAAATGTGGTGGCCCACCTGATGTAGGTCCTGAATACCAGAAGGACATGGCTGAAGAAATTGCCAAAATTCAGCGGTTATATGGTGGGGGAGATCTGACCAAATTTCCAGAATTCAAATTTGAGG